The nucleotide window TCCATGCTTCAGACTGGCCCCTATGCCCTAGTCTCCGAGGGATCCTGTGGAGAATGGCAGCCAGCACATGTTCGAACCTTCCTATTGGGAGCCAAAGGCCTAAAAAGCACATAAACCTCTGAGCTTGTCTTTAGcctatttttccattaaattacATTGCCATTATTATTATCCTCTCCTCCCATCGTTTCTCACCCtataatcttttcttccttcttactcTTTCATttacacagaaaatatttatcaaatacccAAGATGAATACAACCCATGCCCTCAGGCAGGAAAGATGGCTTCATTTTCACCACAACTCTTCTTTCTTATTATAACAGTCCACAGTTTCCATTCATTTAAGGGTAGTGGAGGAAGTGGTAACTCAGGTGTTCCAAAACAAAATGTTCTGATTGCTTCTCTTCTAGTCACCACATCTGAACTGTTTACAGGCTTCTGATGTATGTGGgagagatacagcaagaaatGGGGTCTTATCACTATTTCAAGTTTGGTAGGCTTGCGATCCTTAAGAGGatgttttcctctttgtaaagaaagaaggaagtttcAAAGGCTCTTGGCCCCAAACAGATCAAGAGGCCCCAAAAATAACCTTTAGAGAGATCTTTTGATGTTCCCTGGGTATGTAGCACATTCAGTTCTGAGTTGACAAGTCTTTAAGTACCTTGGTGATTGAATGGCATTACTGTATAGATGTGAGGTTTTTTCCAAGCTCCCCTTCAAGACTTTTTGGCAAGACGATTATAGTTGTGGGCTTTGTCTTGAAAAAAGCTGAACTCAAAAGCCCCAAATATGAAGCTGAATGCTTTGCATAAAGCATAAAGAAATGCTTTACCTTAGCAACTTGAGGTGTTATGAAAACCAGGGCCTTTAAGAACCTTCATCATTTTCTCTCAGCACATTATTTACATATCTTTGTGTTCAAGGTGCCTTTCTACCACaggcctattcttttttttttttttttaagattttatttatttatttgagagagagacagtgagagagagcatgagctaggagaaggtcagagggagaagcagactgcccatggagctgggagcctgatgtgggactcgatcccgggactccgggatcatgacctgagctgaaggcagtcatccaaccaactgagccacccaggcgtcccccacagGCCTATTCTTAAGGAGACAAAGCAATTCCTTAAATTCTCAAAGAAACACTGAAATGGTGTTCTCAGGTCAGTAGATAACCAGCCAAACAAAAAAGGATTTAGACTCAACTTGTGGAAGGAATGACAACTCTTTGACTCATGAGGAATGAGTAGAATGGGAATTAAGGAATGGCAAAAAGCAGCACAAACTCCCTGAATTGTATTATTatccgccccaccccgcccccaccccccactacaACCTTTCTTCCCAGGACAGTTTTAGTTAAGTACCTGTGATGCTTTACCTCTGCAGATGTTTGGAGGCCATGATTAAGTACCTCACACTGTGGAAgaaagaggggcaggaggagcccTATGTCAGCCTCACCCGAAAGAAGATGCTAATAAATGGCGAGGAAGTGCTGATAGAATGGGAGGTGGGCCACTCCATCCGGACCCTGGCTATGCACCGCAATGCCTACAAACGTATGTCACAGATCCAAGCCTTCCTGGGCTCAGTGCCCCAGCTGACCTATCAGCTCTATGTGACCCTGATCTCTGCAGAGGTCCCCCTGGGTAGAGGTGAGTAGGgtcaggagaggggagggctCCATTTAAATCAAGGGTCTTAGAAATAAAGACCTGAACTGTCCAATGCACTGGCTACCAGCTTCAAGGGgctatttatattaaaatgaaacatgaaataaaaaatttacttccTCAGTCGTACTAGCCACGTTTCAAGTGTTCAGTAGCCGTGTGTGCTTAGTGGTTACCGTATTAGATAGCACTGGTAGATAGTCAAAGAACTTGGGGAGCCAGACATCTTAGGCCTGCCAGATTTATTTAATGAGGGTAAACTATTTAAGCCTTAAAGTGCCAGAGATAAGCCCTCTCTGGGCCCAGAAACAGCTGGTAATACCAGCAGTTAGTAAGATACTTTCCCTAGCCCAGAGTGTTTAAATTAtactgagggttttttgtttgtttgttttggtttaggGATGGCCATCTTTTAAGAAGAGATTCCCAAATATTACTGATCATGAGAAAACATATTACTGGGTGAAaactccttcttaaaaaaattacatcttcatgggacacctgggtggctcagttgtgacTCATGAGACTCACTCTCAGTGGTACTGAGAGTAACACTCAGACGTGGCACtcagtctgccttctgctcaggtcatgatcccagggtcctcggatggagccctgcattgggctccctgctcagcgagaagcctgcatctccctctcccactccgcctgcttgtgttccctctctcactctctctctccctgtcaaataagtaaacaaaatcttttttaaaaaaattacatctccTACTCAGACCTGACTCAATCTGAGTGTGGGGAGGCCAGGaatctgtactttttaaaaaatgccccagctgggggcacctgggtggttcagtaggttaaagcttctgccttccgctcaggtcatgatcccggggtcctgggatggagcccccatcgggctctctgctccgcagggagcctgcttctccctctctctctctgcctgcctctctgcctacttgtgatctctgtctgtcaaataaagaaataaaatcttaaaaaaaaatgccccagtTGAGTCTGATCAGCCACATTTGGGAACCACTGATTTAATTACTTCTCCCAACTCCGGTGGGGAGAAAGAAATGTAGGTGTGGAACGAATACAGATGAGAATGAGGCTTGGTCCCAGTTCTGACCTTCTGTGTGATTTTTGGAGGAAGTTATCTAAGAGGTCACAGTCTTAATTTCCCACTTGTAAAAGACGGATCTTTAGATGAGTAAGACCTCTAGGAGAGGAGGAAATGTGAGTCATGTTTTCAAAGTCAAGATAAAGTACTGTTAATGAGTTTTAACAGCTCAACATTAGCTTCATCTAGTTAGGCTGGAGCTGGTAGAGCTGTGGGTACAACTTTGAACCATTTCCTTGTTAAATGGCGATCCTGCTTGCCAAAACCCCATGGTGCAAATGAATGTAAGGAGGGcatttgtctccttttctcctttcctccaccaAGAATTGTTCATGAAATTGTTGGTCTTCACGCTTTTTACGTACCTAGGATTGACAATAGtgtgaagagaaaaggaaatgatgatGATTTTCttcctgagaattttgaaggtcATCAAATcatctaattaaaatatatatactttacaaaagtaatacatacACAAACCAATTGACCCACGAGTAATCGTATATGCGTAGAAAATTTCTGGAAAGATATGTCAGAAATCATTTACCGCTGGGGAGTGAAAATGAGAAGTCGTcgacttttacctttttctttataCCCTTCTGTATGGTTTGAAatttatatgatttaaaatttttgctatgACCATGTGTTACTATTTTTggtccttatttttttaattataaaaatcagaCAGGGTTATGGTAAAGAATCAGAACCACAAAGAACATATATCAAACAGGAGATGTAATTTTACTTCTCAAAAGTAATCTCTGTTAACCATTCAGTATAtatccttccagactttttttttactatgtaaatatacataagttatatacgtatatgtatttttaacaaaaaggGCTGTATTAAACATTCTGTTCAATGTCTTTTGCCAGTATATCTTTCTTTAATggttatttatacatacatatataataataaatgataaatacataatatatgtttttcttatgtGAACTGGAtcattctttgttatttctctgaTCTTATGTTGGTAGGATTGAAGTTTGTTTCTGATGTTTGCATTCAAGAAAGTTTTTTCTAATCACAAACTATACTCCAGCGAACATCTTTCTAAGTATCTGTGTCCCAGAATGAGACTTCATAGGATAAATTCTTAGCAATGGAAGTGCTGGGTGAAAGGATATACATGTTCGGAATCTTATCAGTACTGCCAAATAGCCCTCCCAAAAGGTTGTTTGAATTTATATTCCTACCTGTAGTGTATgaatatgctttttctttatatattaaactaAATATCATTTAgttgtataattataaaataactgattacataaataatttgcttttaattatGAAGCcagctgagcatcttttcatgtttggTTATTGTGTTCTTTAAATTGCTGATTTATagtgggttgtctttttcttattaatttgcaGGAGCTGTTTTCTTATTCTGATATTAATCCTTTCTCTGCTGTAGataagtgtgtatgtatacatttgcatgttttgtatgtgtgtacatacacacattttaaatggtCTCCTggctttcttaaatattaaatttttatcatttaaattctttattgCTTTAGATCTTGTGCACTTCTCACGAAAGCCTTTCACAATTCTTATCTGATAGGCAATTTAGCCTAATCTTCCAAGTAGATGAATTTCCACATTCAGTTTGTCAATTCCCCtaccaaaacacaaaacaaagcaggacagtaacaacaaaagaaaaagaaatttcactgAGACTGTgtattgggattgcattaaattatttgggttgttttggagggaattttcatatttacagGATCAATCAGTTTCATATTAGAAGAGATGTATGTCTCCATTTCGTTAAGTATTTTTACatcactttattgaggtatgattaaCAAAAACCTCTACCTATTTAACATATCCAACTTGATGAGTCTGGAAATAAGTATACATCCAGGAAATATCCCTAAAATCTATGCCATAAATGTGCAAAGCCCGCAGCAGGAAAACCATACAACTTTAtcaaaatacattgaaaaatatttaatgaaatgtactttgataaagtttatagttttcttgcTATTGGTTTTGCACATTTCTaggtattagttttttttttttaatttgacagagagatcacaagtaggcagagaggcaggcagagggagagagggaagcagactccggactcactccatcccaggaccctgagatcatgacctgagccaaaggcagaggcttaacccactgagccacccaggcacccctaggcatTAGTTTTTAAATCACCTGATTTCCTAAGTGTCAGTGTAGTACCTAAGTAGGGGAAATGCGTGTACTACTCTTTTGGAAACGgtgaatgatgatgatgatgataggaGCTAGCAGATAGCATCTACTGTGTCCTGAATGTTTCTCTAAGCctcttatttgtaattatttcatttagtctttACAACAACCCTGTGATATAATTCTtacccccatttttaaaaagattttatttatttatttgagagagcgagaatgagagagcgagagcatgagaggagagaggtcagcaggagaagcagactccctgccaagcagggagcctgatgcaggactcaatcctgggactccaggatcatgacctgagctgaaggcagttgcttaaccaactgagccacccaggtgcccactacccccattttaacaaatgaggaaacagaggcactgaGAGGTTAAGCAAATTCCCCCATGCTTTCATAAGTAATAATTGGCAAGGATGGGATTGGAATCCAGGATGCCTGCCTGCAGAGCCATGTTTCTAACTATATCACTATACAAAGGATGTAAGGGAAACATTCTTCGAGACCTTGTTTTCAACTCTTTGGTGATTTCTCCTATTAGAAACTTTCTGCCGGTACCATCTCTTAAAGTTTGGTAAACAGTTTTTTGGGTTAGGTTTCCTCattttcatccattcttctgctttctccttGCTACCCCTTTTtctaatctctttttctcttggagGCCATCTGGATCAGCATAGATGAGCAAATACACTAACAGCATTATGATCTCTTATGGCATGAGTCTATTTGTAGGGAGACAGATGGAAggtgtttttacatttattggaAACATCAGGCTTTCCTTTATTTCACTACTATCAATAAATGAGTTCTAATTTAAGGGACAGCATCACTACACTTGTCTAGATGTATATATACTCTGATGCTCCTAACTAGGAGCATCAACTCTTAAGGATGGGACTAAGAGTGGTTTATAAAGCTAAGAGTACATCAAATTATtttgttgtacaccttaaactaatacaatattatatgtcaattatatttcaacaaacatggaaaaataataaataaaaataaggccaAGTGTAGACACTTCAAGAGAGTCTCTCTAGTCTTTGAGATTCCAGCACTCCACTTAGAGCTGAAAAAGATCTTGGAAACAAACTTGTGCTTCTTTTTGGGTTTCCATGGGGGAAGTCTTCACTTTTCTTGCAAATTAAGTTGACATCTCTGTGGCTCCCTGGGATCGGGAACTGTGCCAACATAGCTATGTTCATACGTGAATTTGTTCTTAACTGGGCCCTCAAGCCTCCCTTAATCATCTCTCTGGACCTCCGGGTCTGAGTTCAGGCTTTGTTAACATAGTCTGattgtctattttttctgttattttttttcttacagttgtGCTAATGGTTTTTTCCCTGATCTCTGTCACCTATGGGGCTACCCTCTGCAATATGTTGGCTATCCAGATCAAGTATGATGAATACAAGATTCGCCTCGGGCCATTAGAAGTCCTCTGCATCACCATTTGGCGGACATTGGAGATCACTTCCCGCCTCGTGATTCTGGTGCTCTTCTCAGCTACCTTGAAACTGAAAGCTGTGCCATTCTTACTGCTTAACTTCCTGATCATCCTCTTTGAGCCCTGGGTTAAGTTCTGGAGGAGTGGTGCCCAGATGCCCAATAATATTGAGAAAAATTTCAGCCGGGTTGGCACCCTGGTGGTGCTGATCTCCATCACCGTTCTCTATGCGGGCATCAACTTCTCTTGCTGGTCAGCTTTGCAGCTGAAATTGGCAGACAGGGACCTTGTTGACAAAGGCCAGAACTGGGGGCATATGGGCCTACACTATAGTGTGAGGTTCGTAGAGAACGTGgtcatggttttggtttttaacttCTTTGGAGTGAAAGTGTTGCTGGATTACTGTCATTCCTTGATTGCTTTGCAGCTCATCATTGCTTATCTGATTTCCATTGGCTTCATGCTCCTTTTCTTCCAATACTTGCACCCATTGCGCTCACTCTTTACCCACAACGTAGTGGACTACCTCCATTGTGTCTGCTGCCGTCGGCACCTTCGGGGCAGGATTGAGAACTCAGAGCTACCCTGTGATGCCCAAGCAAGGCAAAGCATTGTCTGAGATTCTATCTTCTGGGTCCTTCGGGGCAGGATTGAGAACTCAGAGCTACCCTGTGATGCCCAAGCAAGGCAAAGCATTGTCTGAGATTCTATCTTCTGGGTCCTTCGGGATAGGCTGGGAGTGGCCAAGAGCAACTTTGCAATTGAAGGAGAGGATGAGGCTCATAGGTGAGTACCCACCAGgacattttcttgaaatttctggTAAGCCTCTAAGAAGAAAGAGCAACtcccaaatagtttttttttttttttttagattttatttatttgtcagagagagagggagagagagcaagcacaggcagacagaatggcaggcagaggcagagggagaagcaggctccccgccgagcaaggagcccgatgtgggactcgatcccaggacgctaggatcatgacctgagccgaaggcagctgcttaaccaactgagccacccaggcgtcccgcaaataggttttatttctttaagactGAGTGCTATGTTTGGAAACCCAGGGTAGCTAAGAAGGTTAGCTTACCAAGAAGGTTCAGAGATACTGTGAACcgctcccctcccacccagggcAGCTCTTTGGCTGCCCAAGGGGATAATTTACCTCCAAGCACCTTAAGTTCTCTCTCGGTGTGATCTTGTTACTCTGTGATCTTGTTACTCGGCTTGTTTGCTCCAGGGCATTACTGAGCTTTCCTAGGGCTGGGATGAATGCCCAGAATTCCACCAGAATATATACTGACTGATCAGAGATGTGACAATTTGTTGATTATGGGTACCTCCCAGGAAACTGTCTGATTAATGTGGAATTATAACTGTAAGCAtggctgggttttattttttttttaattccactgaGAAACTctgttttaagaagaaaacccCCACTATTAAAAGAGCTGCTCCCCAAACAAGTTAGCTTAGCATTAGGATTTTAGTAGTGATCTTAGTAATCAAAGACCTCTCTTTTCAAGCAACCCTTCCTAGGCACACTCCCAGGAGGGAGTGTGGAGTAGGATTCCTTCAGGGCATAATCCAGAATGACTCTTTCTCAGGGACCTGCAGGGGCATCCAGCTTGTGGAATGGAGTGGTTGAGTAAAATCTCTCACTTCCTGCCTCGTTATCAGGAATTCCCTCCAAACTGGTTTTTCTGTGCTCATGGCAGTTTACTACTTGAGATAGATTTCAGAGAAGCGGAGCTGTAATTGAAAATGTTTCTAATGTATGGAAGAAATGAAGATTGCTTTGTGTCTCCTACTCTTCTGAGTATTTTgctggcttgtttttttttcccccctaggggAGAGAAAAGGTAATAATAGTTGGGCTATTACCTTCCTGCTGTTTGGGGTTTGCGGGGCAGCTAATACTCCAAGGTAgagtgaagacagagaaaggaaaccagATCACATTAACTCATCATTGGTACTGGTTTTTGACCACCGGGCTTTATTTTCTAATAAGGAAATGTTTATCAATCTTCTGCTCATTCCCACACTcccaatgaatgaatgcatatcTCCCTTTCTCATGAATCTCATATCTGtgggtattttgatggggatgtCAGCTCAGATGCCTCTAAGTTAACCAAGGAATTGAGGTTAGTATGGCCACTGCCTGTTGGGACCTAGTATCCCAGCATTTACCTAATGCTCACCCCTTACAGACGAGGAAAGTAGAGAATTCCTAGCAGTATGTACTAATTGTTGCTGCCGCAATGTTTTGAGAAATTGTGAAGGATCTGACCCTAAAGTTTCTTGTCCCTATCCAGTTTTACTCATGAGATCATGTTAAGAGTTTATCTTTAGCCTTATCCCTTCCTCTTATCCAGTGTCAGGAGTTTATGGTGGAAGAGCTCCCTCTTTCAAGTAGCAGGGCTGTTAGCCAGAATAGTCCTATTTCCTGGCATGTCTAGTGTGGTTTCCCATCTTCAACCACTGTTTGGGGGCCAAAAGGATTGAATCGTTAATTGGGAAGGAGAGTCAAGTTACTTGCTTTGGAGCAGTGAAGACTTTCTTTGTCAATCCAACTCCCTCATTTTATCTTTGATGGAGAGACTTAGGTTGGTGTCTGAAAACGCTCACACTCCTATCTTCTGACTATGTTATCTAAGGTGAATTTGAAAGAATCTATTAGGCCTCCAGAAGAACATGCTGTCTCTTTGGAATTCAAACAACAATTTCTCTCTACTGGTTAATATTCCCTTCTATTAAAATAAGAAGCAGTGTGGAACTGTAATTTGGCCCATAAAAGCCATGTGAGTCAGCTACTTAAGGCACACACTAAGCCAAGCAGGCCAATTAGAGCTGGAGTGGAGATACACAGGGCAGAAACATGTGCCTTGGTACTAGACCAGGCATATTTTTTCCCACGtaccctccccagcctctgtgaCTTAATATCTCTGGAATGCAGGGAGTTCAGGATGAGGGGTGTGGGACAGCTTTCGGACCTGAAAAACCTGCTGCCCTTACCCAAGGAGAATAGAGTCTAGTGATACCTTATGCAAATGAACTCTCAGAACGTCCTATACGTGGTTGCCTTTCTTTTCCACAGCAGTCTTCTAGATacacagaaaaaggagaaatttcaaaatatggtGGATGGGCAAGGGAAGTGCTCCCATCTGCAAACACCTCTTTAATTGACTACTTTCTTTTTACCCTTTGAAATCTTTAAGTGACACAGGGTAGTTGTGTAGGGGCCAGCCTTCctgggagaagaggcagaaatgGGGCCAGGAAATGGGTCTTAGAAAAGGAAGGCAGAACCATGAAGTGTGGGGGTAAAGAGAGGCTGTTGTAGCCACagtccccccactccccgccctgCTAAGTACCTGAAAATGAACATGTTAAGGAAATGTATCAAATAAACTCATAGTTgtcaatttcatttgtttcacaaATGTTTAAAGACTTTGGGGCCTAGAACTGGGAAGCACTGTAGGAGAATTAAATAATAGTTGATATTTATAAGCATTTACTATATGCCTGGCATGgtgctttatatgcattatttcattcaGTTCTCAAAACAATCccttatgaggtaggtactattatcccccattttacagatgaagattcTAAGGCATAGAACAGTGATGTGACCTGTCCAAAGTCACAGCTAGTTATCAGAGCCAGGATTCAGTCTTGGGCACTCAGGCTCCAGAGCTCACACTCTTCATCATGACACAAGCCTCTAAATCCTCTTAAGTCCTTTGTGGAGTTAGTTTAATATGTTAGTGATTCCAGGGATCTTTTCTGGGCTGTAATCAAGGGGCATCACTGGATTTACTCGAGAGAAAAAGGTCAAGTCCTAAAAGGCCTGGGATGAAAATGGAGTATGTGTTCACCTGTACTTATAGGTTGATGTTACTTAATGTTCACATGTACttatat belongs to Lutra lutra chromosome X, mLutLut1.2, whole genome shotgun sequence and includes:
- the XKRX gene encoding XK-related protein 2 isoform X2 gives rise to the protein MDRVYEIPEESNVDPISSLEEDVIRGANPRFTFPFGILFSTFLYCGEAASTLYMVRIYRKNSETYWMAYTLSFFMFSSIMVQLTLIFVHRDLAKDKPLSLFMHLILLGPVIRCLEAMIKYLTLWKKEGQEEPYVSLTRKKMLINGEEVLIEWEVGHSIRTLAMHRNAYKRMSQIQAFLGSVPQLTYQLYVTLISAEVPLGRVVLMVFSLISVTYGATLCNMLAIQIKYDEYKIRLGPLEVLCITIWRTLEITSRLVILVLFSATLKLKAVPFLLLNFLIILFEPWVKFWRSGAQMPNNIEKNFSRVGTLVVLISITVLYAGINFSCWSALQLKLADRDLVDKGQNWGHMGLHYSVRFVENVVMVLVFNFFGVKVLLDYCHSLIALQLIIAYLISIGFMLLFFQYLHPLRSLFTHNVVDYLHCVCCRRHLRGRIENSELPCDAQARQSIV
- the XKRX gene encoding XK-related protein 2 isoform X1 translates to MDRVYEIPEESNVDPISSLEEDVIRGANPRFTFPFGILFSTFLYCGEAASTLYMVRIYRKNSETYWMAYTLSFFMFSSIMVQLTLIFVHRDLAKDKPLSLFMHLILLGPVIRCLEAMIKYLTLWKKEGQEEPYVSLTRKKMLINGEEVLIEWEVGHSIRTLAMHRNAYKRMSQIQAFLGSVPQLTYQLYVTLISAEVPLGRVVLMVFSLISVTYGATLCNMLAIQIKYDEYKIRLGPLEVLCITIWRTLEITSRLVILVLFSATLKLKAVPFLLLNFLIILFEPWVKFWRSGAQMPNNIEKNFSRVGTLVVLISITVLYAGINFSCWSALQLKLADRDLVDKGQNWGHMGLHYSVRFVENVVMVLVFNFFGVKVLLDYCHSLIALQLIIAYLISIGFMLLFFQYLHPLRSLFTHNVVDYLHCVCCRRHLRGRIENSELPCDAQARQSIV